A window of Tautonia plasticadhaerens contains these coding sequences:
- a CDS encoding type VI secretion system Vgr family protein, with product MATNTQTNRFLSVTTPLGEDALLLLGIEGVEGLSQLFSFQLELEAENGTTVPFDRLLGQKVTASLALKDGRRSISGICSRIGQGARSGYFTSFRMEVVPELWLLTRVARSRIFQQKSVPDILREVFAGLSTSIRLQGTFHPRDYCVQYRETDFNFVSRLMEEEGISYFFEHSEGSHTLVLINTPQGHPDLPGGSTVEFEVAEGGERNLDGIYGWEKVQEFRSGKYTLWDHCFELPGKHLDAEKLVMDSVQAGTITHKMKLGNNEKLEIYDFPGEYAQRFDGVDPGGGDRASDVQKIFEDNARTVAIRMQEEAAAGLVIQGSGHCRAMCAGYRFTLKDHFDADGPYVITSVRHSARLGGDYRSESGGEMDYRNSFSCIPAALPFRPRRLTPKPIVQGTQTATVVGPAGEEIFTDKYGRVKAQFHWDREGTRDSSSSCWIRVGSIWAGKNWGGIHIPRIGQEVIVAFEEGDPDCPIIVGSVYNADQMPPYTLPDNKTQSGIKSRSTLQGSPDNFNEIRFEDKKGEEQVYVHAEKDFDRVVENNDTHKIGFEKKDKGDQTVEIFNNQDLTVGAGKTQADDGSQSTTVFNNQVIKVGDPAASGSSQTTTVHKDRTATIETGNETLQVKMGNRDVTIDMGNDALTIKLGNQTTKLNLGKSSTEAMQSIELKVGQSSIKVDQMGVTIKGMMVKVEGTIMTEVKGLMTQVNGTAMLTAKGGITMIN from the coding sequence ATGGCGACGAACACCCAGACGAATCGCTTCCTGTCGGTGACGACGCCGCTCGGCGAAGACGCGCTGCTGCTGCTCGGGATCGAGGGGGTCGAGGGGCTCTCGCAACTGTTCTCCTTCCAGCTCGAACTGGAGGCCGAGAACGGGACCACGGTCCCCTTCGACCGGCTCCTGGGGCAGAAGGTCACGGCGAGTCTCGCCCTGAAGGACGGCCGACGGTCCATCAGCGGGATCTGCAGCCGGATCGGACAGGGGGCCCGGAGCGGGTACTTCACCTCGTTCCGGATGGAGGTCGTCCCGGAACTCTGGCTGCTGACCCGGGTCGCCCGCAGCCGGATCTTCCAGCAGAAGTCCGTGCCGGACATCCTCCGGGAGGTGTTCGCCGGGCTGTCGACCTCGATCCGGCTCCAGGGGACCTTCCACCCGCGCGACTACTGCGTGCAGTACCGGGAGACCGACTTCAACTTCGTCAGCCGGCTGATGGAGGAGGAGGGCATCTCCTACTTCTTCGAGCACTCGGAGGGCAGCCACACCCTGGTGCTGATCAACACGCCCCAGGGGCACCCGGACCTCCCCGGCGGGTCCACCGTCGAGTTCGAGGTGGCCGAGGGGGGCGAGCGCAACCTCGACGGCATCTACGGCTGGGAGAAGGTGCAGGAATTCCGGTCGGGCAAGTACACCCTCTGGGACCACTGCTTCGAGCTGCCGGGCAAGCACCTCGACGCCGAGAAGCTCGTCATGGACAGCGTCCAGGCGGGCACGATCACGCACAAGATGAAGCTCGGCAACAACGAGAAGCTGGAGATCTACGATTTCCCCGGCGAGTACGCCCAGAGGTTCGACGGCGTCGACCCCGGCGGCGGCGACCGCGCATCGGACGTCCAGAAGATCTTCGAGGACAACGCCCGGACGGTCGCCATCCGGATGCAGGAGGAGGCCGCCGCCGGCCTGGTGATCCAGGGCTCGGGGCACTGCCGGGCGATGTGCGCCGGGTACCGGTTCACGCTCAAGGACCACTTCGACGCCGACGGGCCGTACGTGATCACCTCCGTCCGGCACTCGGCCCGGCTGGGGGGGGACTATCGCTCGGAGTCGGGCGGGGAGATGGACTACCGCAACAGCTTCTCCTGCATCCCGGCCGCCCTGCCCTTCCGCCCCCGCCGCCTGACGCCCAAGCCGATCGTGCAGGGGACGCAGACGGCCACCGTCGTCGGCCCGGCGGGGGAAGAAATCTTCACCGATAAATATGGTCGCGTGAAGGCCCAGTTCCACTGGGACCGCGAGGGGACCAGGGACTCCTCCAGTTCCTGCTGGATCCGGGTCGGCTCGATCTGGGCGGGCAAGAACTGGGGCGGGATCCACATCCCCCGGATCGGCCAGGAGGTGATCGTCGCCTTCGAGGAGGGAGATCCGGACTGCCCGATCATCGTCGGCAGCGTCTACAACGCCGACCAGATGCCACCCTACACCCTGCCCGACAACAAGACCCAGAGCGGCATCAAGAGCCGGAGCACCCTGCAAGGCTCCCCCGACAATTTCAACGAGATCCGCTTCGAGGACAAGAAGGGGGAGGAGCAGGTCTACGTCCACGCCGAGAAGGACTTCGACCGCGTGGTCGAGAACAACGACACCCACAAGATCGGCTTCGAGAAGAAGGACAAGGGCGACCAGACGGTCGAGATCTTCAACAACCAGGATCTCACCGTCGGCGCCGGCAAGACCCAGGCGGACGACGGCAGCCAGTCGACCACCGTCTTCAACAACCAGGTCATCAAGGTCGGCGACCCGGCGGCCTCGGGCAGCAGCCAGACGACCACCGTGCACAAGGACCGGACCGCCACGATCGAGACCGGGAACGAGACGCTCCAGGTCAAGATGGGCAACCGGGACGTGACGATCGACATGGGGAATGACGCCCTGACGATCAAGCTGGGCAACCAGACCACCAAGCTGAACCTGGGCAAGAGCTCGACCGAAGCGATGCAGTCGATCGAGCTGAAGGTCGGCCAGAGCAGCATCAAGGTGGATCAGATGGGCGTGACGATCAAGGGGATGATGGTCAAGGTCGAGGGGACGATCATGACCGAGGTCAAGGGCCTGATGACCCAGGTCAACGGCACCGCGATGCTGACCGCCAAGGGCGGCATCACCATGATCAACTGA